The Halorussus gelatinilyticus genome contains the following window.
GTCCGGCGTCGTCCCGCTGGCCAACTGCTCTTCCTCGGTGAGTTGCTGGTGGGTCGTGCTGGCGGGGTGGATGACCAGCGTCTTCGCGTCGCCGACGTTCGCCAGCAGACTCGCCAACTCGGTCTCCTCGGTCACGGCGCGGCCGGCCTCGTAGCCGCCCTCCAGTCCGAAGGTAATCATGCCGCCGTAGCCGCCGTCGAGGTACTTCTTCGCGTTCTCGTGAGTCTCGTGGCTTTCCAGTCCGGGGTAGTTGACCCACGCCACGTCGTCGTGGTCGTCGAGGAAGCGGGCGACTTCCAGCGCGTTCTCGGAGTGGCGCTCGACGCGGAGGGGCATCGATTCGAGTTTCTGGAGCGTGACCCACGCGTCGAACGGCGACTGCTGGTTACCCAAGTCCCGGAGGCCCCGAGCGCGGGCGGCGTAGGCGAAGGCGGCGTCGCCGAACCGCTCTTGGAAGTTGACGCCGTGGTACGCGGGGTTCTCGGCGGCGATTTCGGGGTAGTCGTCGGCGTCCCAGTCGAAGGTCCCGCCGTCCACGAGCGCGCCGCCGACGGTCGAACCGCTCCCGTGGAGCCACTTCGTCGTGGAGTGCCAGACGAGGTCGGCGCCGTGGTCGATGGGGTTGCAGAGGTACGGCGTGGCGAACGTGTTGTCCACGAACAGGGGCACGTCGTGGTCGTGGGCGATGTCCGCGACGCGCTCGATGTCGGGCGTGACGAGCGCGGGGTTGCCGACGGTTTCGAGGTGGACGAACGCGGTGTCGTCGTCGATGGCCTCCTCGTAGGCCTCGTAGTCGAGGGTGTCCACGAACTTGGCGTCTACTCCCCGGCGCGGCGCGGTGTGGGTGAAGTAGGTGTAGGTGCCGCCGTACAGCGACGAGGCCGTGACCACGTTGTCGCCGACCGAGGCCAGCAGGAACGTGGCCAAATCGAGCGCGGCCATCCCGCTGGACGTGGCGAGCGCGGCGACGCCGCCCTCCAGGGTCGCCAGTCGCTCTTCGAGCGTCGCGTTCGTCGGGTTGGTGAGCCTGCTGTAGATGTTGCCGGGTTCTTCGAGCGCGAACAGCGACGCGGCGTGGTCGGCGTCGTCGAAGACGTACGAGGTGGTCTGGTAGATGGGCGGCGCGCGCGACCCCGTGGCGGAGTCGGGTTCCTGGCCCGCGTGGACGCTGTCGGTGTGAATGCCGCTGTCGCTGGAGACGCCGCGGTCTCCGGAGTCGTCGGAGTCGGTCATGGTCGTTTCTGACGACGTAGGCCACCGTCTTAGGTCGGCGGGTGGTCGCAAGTTCTGCTTCGGGGCCGCGACTCCGGCAAACGCCCGGTCGCCGAGGCGCAGTCCGCGGACTGCGCCTCGGGCGACCCTACTCCCCGACCGCCTCGCGGAGCGCGGGCAGGACCTCGGTCACGTCCGCGCGGAACACGTAGTCGGCCCGCGAGTCGAGCGGCGTCTCCTCCAGATTGACCAGAATCAGGGTCGCGCCGGTCTCGGCGGCCTCGGCGGGGAGCGACGCGGCGGGTTCGACCGTGAGCGACGACCCGGCGACCACCATCGCGTCGCTGTCGGCCGCGAGGTCTCGGGCGCGGGCCAGCGCACCGCGGGGCAGTTGCTCGCCGAAGAGGACGGCGTCGGGCTTGAGCGCGCCGTCGCAGACGTCACACCGGGGCGGCAGGTCGCCCGACTCGGCGCGCTCGCGGGCGTCGTCGGCCGAGGTCGTCCACCCGCAGTTCCGGCAGGTTGCGCGCCGGGCGTTGCCGTGGAGTTCGACGGTCTCCTCGGCCCCCGCCTCCTGATGCAGGCCGTCGATGTTCTGCGTGACGAGCGCGTCGAGGTGGCCCGCGGCCGAGAGGTCGGCGAGCGCGTCGTGGGCGGGGTTCGGTTCGACGTCGGCGTCAAGCAGGTCCGCCCGGAGGTCGAGCCAGTCGGCCCAGAACGCGCCGGGTTCCCGCCGGAAGCGCCACACGTCGAAGGCGTCGGGGTCGTACTCCGACCAGACGCCGTCCTCGCCGCG
Protein-coding sequences here:
- a CDS encoding O-acetylhomoserine aminocarboxypropyltransferase/cysteine synthase family protein, with amino-acid sequence MTDSDDSGDRGVSSDSGIHTDSVHAGQEPDSATGSRAPPIYQTTSYVFDDADHAASLFALEEPGNIYSRLTNPTNATLEERLATLEGGVAALATSSGMAALDLATFLLASVGDNVVTASSLYGGTYTYFTHTAPRRGVDAKFVDTLDYEAYEEAIDDDTAFVHLETVGNPALVTPDIERVADIAHDHDVPLFVDNTFATPYLCNPIDHGADLVWHSTTKWLHGSGSTVGGALVDGGTFDWDADDYPEIAAENPAYHGVNFQERFGDAAFAYAARARGLRDLGNQQSPFDAWVTLQKLESMPLRVERHSENALEVARFLDDHDDVAWVNYPGLESHETHENAKKYLDGGYGGMITFGLEGGYEAGRAVTEETELASLLANVGDAKTLVIHPASTTHQQLTEEEQLASGTTPDLVRLSVGIEDVADIVADLEQAIEAAQNRA
- a CDS encoding SIR2 family NAD-dependent protein deacylase: MAHPDTDRIDAAASDLRAADAALALTGAGVSAPSGVPPFRGEDGVWSEYDPDAFDVWRFRREPGAFWADWLDLRADLLDADVEPNPAHDALADLSAAGHLDALVTQNIDGLHQEAGAEETVELHGNARRATCRNCGWTTSADDARERAESGDLPPRCDVCDGALKPDAVLFGEQLPRGALARARDLAADSDAMVVAGSSLTVEPAASLPAEAAETGATLILVNLEETPLDSRADYVFRADVTEVLPALREAVGE